The nucleotide sequence ACGGCATCGTGCCTGAAAGCCCTGACCCAAAAACATGGACACTCACCATAGAGGGTGAATCTGCAGCGCAATCTAGAACCTTTACCCTCGATGAATTAAAAGCCCAATTTAAACACTACACCTATCAATTGACATTGGAGTGTGGGGGCAACGGGCGCGCCGAGTTTTCCCCTGCTGCCACGGGGAATCAGTGGACCACAGGTGCAGTGGGTTGCCCTTCTTGGACAGGCGTACGCCTAAAAGACATACTTAATGCTGTGGGCGTGAAAGACGACGCCGTTTACATAGGCTATTACGGAGACGACCAACATTTAAGTCGAACCCCTGGTAAAGCCGCCATTTCTCGCGGCGTGCCCATGAGTAAAGCGATGGAAGATGAATCGTTAATTGCCTGGGCCATGAACGATGCGCCCCTGCCATTAATGAACGGCTATCCATTGCGCTTAGTGTTTGGTGGTTGGCCGGCGTCGACCTCAGGCAAATGGCTTAAAAAAATAGTGATTCGCAACCAGATCCACGATGGCGCAAAGATGCTTGGCAAAGCCTACCGTACGCCGTGTAAACCTGTTGCGCCGGGAACCAAAGTGGCCGATGAAGACATGTGTATTATTGAAGCTATGCCGGTTAAGTCGCTTATCACATATCCTCAATCTGGCACTGCACACGCATTATCTTCGCCTCTTGAAGTGCGCGGTCACGCATGGTGTGGCAGTACAAGTGTAGAAAAAGTGTTTACCTCCATTGATTTTGGCCAAACCTGGCAACAAGCAAAGTTAACTCGCCCCAAAAACCGCCATGCCTGGCAGCATTTTAAAACCACCGTGACGTTTCCTCAGGCAGGCTACTACGAAGTGTGGGCTAAAGCAGAAGATACAAACGGACGGGCGCAGCCTATGGTGCTTCCAGGGTGGAACCCTAAAGGTTACTTAAACAATGCCTGTCATCGTATAGCAGTAAGCGTAACGGCCTAACAATACAAAAAGTGGAGCTGTCTCATGCGTAATTGTTGTTTACTGTTTGCCCTACTGGCGGGTTTAGCTACACCTGACATGGTAATGGCTCAAAAAAGCCCTGCCCCCCACACCACTAACCAAGTTAACGTAGACCCACAATCGGGCTTGGTCATTGCAGAAGGTTACAATATGGTTGCTGCCCATTGCAGCGCATGCCACTCGCCGTCGCTTATTACACAAAATGCCATGAGCCGAGAACGATGGCTAGAAACCATTCGCTGGATGCAAGACACACAAAAGCTTTGGCCGTTAGGTGAGGCAGAACCTGCCATTCTTGATTACCTTGCTACCTGGTACGGCCCTAAAACGCAATCCAGAAGGCCTGCTCTCGCCCCTCACCTAATGCCTAAACCTTAACCACAGTTTTGTGTCGGGCGACGTTGTCAACAAATTACCTTTCTAGAAGCGCGCAGGCCCTATACAACGGGATCTTAAAGTTTAAGTTCTGACAGACTTGGAAAATCATCAGGACGACGGCTTCCTTCCCAGGTGAGTTTGCGCTCATCTTT is from Alteromonas australica and encodes:
- a CDS encoding sulfite oxidase — encoded protein: MYAKDPVHADEAVFGRTSHHVTRRGFLSGLKSLSVLLGAEIVYGQFMPAGLIPAAFAQTDNPFTIEGKDGLVVLNDRPVNAETPAHLLDDAVTPASRFFVRNNGIVPESPDPKTWTLTIEGESAAQSRTFTLDELKAQFKHYTYQLTLECGGNGRAEFSPAATGNQWTTGAVGCPSWTGVRLKDILNAVGVKDDAVYIGYYGDDQHLSRTPGKAAISRGVPMSKAMEDESLIAWAMNDAPLPLMNGYPLRLVFGGWPASTSGKWLKKIVIRNQIHDGAKMLGKAYRTPCKPVAPGTKVADEDMCIIEAMPVKSLITYPQSGTAHALSSPLEVRGHAWCGSTSVEKVFTSIDFGQTWQQAKLTRPKNRHAWQHFKTTVTFPQAGYYEVWAKAEDTNGRAQPMVLPGWNPKGYLNNACHRIAVSVTA